The DNA segment ATTACCGTATTATTTACTGGATAGAGAAAACTACGGTGTGGATTGTCTCTGTAGGCCATCGGAAGGAAATATACAGATAATTTTGCTTAATGAATGAAATTGTAAAAACATTGGAGAGTTTGTCCGCTTTTGCGGTATCGAGACAGCAGGGGATTTGCGGGAAATTACTCAAGCCCACATCATCGCTTGGCGGGAAATGTTTGTAAAGGGCGGGGCATTTTAATCCTCACCACTTATGCGAGCTCCAGAACGAGGTAATATGGTGGGGTTGATCTATATATAATGATAATTTGAATGGACGGTAGAGGATTCGACCCCCACAACCCCTTGTGGATAAAGGGTTAGGAATGTATTCCGGAACGAAACCGGAACGAGTTGATAAACTTAACAAATTGGCACAGATTTATTTTAGTGCACTAATTTACCCAAATGTTATAATAACACCAAATGCCAAAACGCTATGACAAGGTTATAAAGGAGATACTGAAGGATGTAGTCGATACCCTAATTACAGAAGTAATTGGATTAAAGATAGTTAAATCCACGGCAATAGAAACTAAACTTCAGATAACAAATGAACGTGAAGCAGATTTTATTTTACTGGTGGAATTTGAGGATGGTTCTAAGTCAATTTTACATATTGAATTTCAAGCTACAAATTATTCAAGGATGGAGTATCGGGAGTTGGAGTACTGGACATATATAACGGTAATTCATGGAATACAACCGATACAATATGTGTTTTACATAGGCAACGAACCGCTAACGATGAAAGACACTATACAAACTGATACTCTGAACTACAAGTATAACCTAATCGATATGCGCAGTGTGGACTGTGAGAAATTTTTATACTCGGACAAACCTCAAGAGGTAATTATATCTATTTTGTGCAATTATCAGAAGAAAGGTGTTAAAATATTTATACGAGAGATATTAAACCGGCTAAATGAACTTGTGAAGGAAGAAACGCTTCGTGCCAGGTACATAAGGCAGGTGGAAGTCCTGTCACAACTAAGGGATTTGCAGAACGAAGTATGTAAGGAGGCAGAGGATATGGCATTAGTATATAATTTAGAAAGAGATGTGAGATTTAAACAAGGACGACAACGGGGATTGTTTGAAGGTGAACGGAAAGGGTTACTTGACGGTGAAAGGAAAGGTAAGCGTGATGGATTACTTGAGGGTATTGAAGGAATGCTTGAACTCAAATTTGGTTATGCCGGACTTGAGTTGATGAATATGGTTAGAGTTATAAATACTATAGATAAATTAGAGGAATTCAAGAACCTTATCAAGAAAGCCGGTTCGGTAGATGAGTTGCAGGGGTTTTTGGAAAAGAGTGTATAATCAGACATGAGAAGTTTAATTTTTTGTTCTTTGATTAGTTTCAATCTATCAACTGCTTCTAAGTGATATTTATCAGAGTTATCAAAAGAAGCCACCCAAGCACTGGTATCAATAAAAACTATAGACATAGGTAGATTTATTGCTTCAAATTATAAAGATATTTATCGTGGTTCTCTGCTAAATCTCCTAAGCCACTACTTCCAATCCCTGCTAACTGTAAAAGTTCATCATACTCAGAATTTTCTGTTAAAGGTACTATCTTAGGAGATTGCTTATAGGAGCGTACAGGCAAAGGTGGGGTGGGTTTGCGTCCGCATTTGAGGTTCCAGTAATTCCACGAGTGTTTATCAAAGATACCGGGCGGGGCTGTGTCAAGCACCTCGCAGAACTCTTCTTTTCCTGCAACACTCTCAATGGCCGCCAAATCCTCAATCGTGCCGTAGGTCATGACATGAGCAAGGAAATGTACCGGGTCGGATAGCGCCTCCTGCGGTTCCTTAAACCAGACAACGCGGCGTGCCACGTTTAAAAGCTCCTGTGTAGCAGGCAACAGTGGTTTCATAGCGTGTTGTTATCCTGCCGGCTGAGAAACGGACTAAGTTTGGGAAGGCGGATTGGATCAACGGCTTCAACAGCAGCACTCAGACGTTTCCGCACCTCCGCCGGTAATGTTGGCACATCATCAAAGAAGTTGAGGGCCTTCAAAGTAATCAAGGGATTGAAGCTCCGTCCATAAACAATACGTCCTGCAGCAAGTGCAACCGGCAAGTCTGTACCATGCTGTAACAGTGCATCAATATCGAGATAATCCCTGACCTCAGCCCGCCTCTGAACCACGGCAACCTTAGTCCCTGCAATGTCAAGCAGCGAGGCTATGTAGATAGTACGCCCTTGAGCCTGCTCAGGGGCCGCCACCTGACCCAGGCCAAGAGCGCCAAAAAAGGACACTAACACGGGGCCGTCACGTTCAATGCGGCATTTCAGGGTATTGGGTGCCACCTGCACTTGCTCTGCACCCTTAAGGTAAGGGATGGTTTCGGTAAGCTCTGCAGGATCAAAGGATTGGTTGGAAAAAAAATCAAAATCAACAGAGGTACGATGCCCCAGCCGCAAGGCAAGCGCCGTGCCGCCATAAAGGGTAAACTGTGGCGGTGTTGCATCCAGTTCCGCCCATAGCCGCAATTGTTGTGGCGGTAAAATGCCTGTTTTGGGCTTGAAAATCATAATATCCCTCCGGCTGACTGTGTTTACTTCTAAATATGCAGCTTGGTTCTCTATTTCATTCTCAACAAAGCATTGACCTCATTGACAATACTGCTTTTATCGAGGCCGTTGGCCCTTCTCATTTCGTCATAAGTGCCGTAGCCCTGTGGGAAGGAATCATTTAACCCGAGCCGTTTGAATTTAACGCTGCGGCCTGTTTCGGCGATTATTTCCGCTATGCAGCCGCCAAGGCCGCCCGTTACAGAGTGTTCTTCCACGGAGAGGATAATGCCGGTTTCTCTCATTGCTTTCAGTACAATTTCCCTGTCAAAGGGTTTTATCGTGTGGATGTTTATCAGTTTTGCGTTTATGCCGGAGTTTTTAAGAATATCCACGGCCTGCAGGGTTTCGTGTACAATTGAGCCTGTGGCTATTATAGTGACGTCTCCGCCCTCTGTCAGTGTAACACCCAGGCCGGGTTTAAAATCATACGGGGTGTTGTAAATCTTTGGCGTACCTCCAGTGGTGATTCTTAAATAGACGGGGCCGTTGATTTCAGAGGCCGCCACAGTTGCATTATACGTTTCAAGGGGGTCTGAGGGTGAAAATATGGTCAGCCCCGGAAGCACTCTCATCACGGTTATGTCCTCTGTGTTGTGGTGGGTCGGGCCCAGGTTACTGTAGGCAAAGCCGACTCCGATACCCACCAGTTTAACATTCATGTGCTGCAGGCAGAGGTCGTTTCTCACCTGCTCGTATGCCCTAAAGGTGATAAAGTTGGAAATGGTATATGCAAAGGGTATGAAGCCTGCGGAGGCCATGCCTGCCGCCATGCTTATCATGTTAGCCTCGGCTATGCCGGCATTGATAAGCCTTTGGGGATAAGCCTCCCGGTACTTGTCAAAGACTATGGCCCCGTTGTCCGCTATCAGAGAGATGATTTTCTCATTGCGGCCTGTCAGCTCATAGAGCGCCTTTATATAGGCGTTTCTCACCCGGGCGGCCTTCTATAAGCTTCACTAATATTTACTTTCATGTTTAAATTATAAACTAAGCTATAAAGTAAGTCAAAATTACGCATATTGCCTTTGTAGTTCCGTTACTCGTTTTCCTCTCCTCTATGTCGGATTTCGGGTTATACCATCGACAAACCCTCCCCTCAAGTGATATAATTTTTTTATGCAAACCATAGAAAGAGATTTTGACTTAACAGAAATAATCAATGGAGTGGAAATAATGGGTCCAAGTCCGTTTGGGAGACATCAAAATGTTAGTAGCAATTTAAATGGTATTATTTGGAATCATGTAAAAACAAATGGATTAGGAAAAGTATATTATTCGCCTTTAGATATAATTTTTGAGGATGGGGTTAACCGCCTTCAACCTGATATTATATTTATAAGGAAAGAGAATATGAGTATCTTTCAGGACTGGATAAGAGGCGTTCCCGATATGGTTTGTGAGATAGTATCACCGGGTACTTTTGAAAAGGATACAGAAGTAAAAAGAGGTATCTACGAAAGATATAAAGTCCCTGAGTATTGGATTGTTATACCCGAACTACAAACTGTCGAAATATTAACCATAGAAGATGATAAGTATAAGCTACATTCAATGGCAGCATTTGAGGGTACAGTTACATCTAAGATCATTGAAGGACTTCAAATTAATATCAGGGATATCTTTGAGTAGTTTAAAAATTTTTAATGAATAAAATAATGAGCATGTCTATCTAATGAATAAAAGCACAATAAAAGAAATTTATTAGTTTTATGAAACCCATAAGATTATCAAAACACGCAAGGGAACAGTTATTTTATAGAGGAGTTGATGAAAAAGAGGTAATTGAAACAATAATGACATCTCAATGGGAGTTTGCCAATAATAATAGGTATCAAGCGGTTAAGACATATACTTATGGAAAAAACTGGAATAATAAGTTTTATGCATTTAAGCAGGTGAAACCGATATTTATTGAAGAGGAGACAGAAATGGTTGTAATAACAGTATATGCTTATTTTTTTAATAAAGAGGGCTAGAATATGAGAATAACTTATGATCCGGAAGTAGATACACTTTATATAAGATTTATCGAAACTACAGTAACAACAGAACATGTTGCAGATGGAGTAGCAATAGACTATGATACGGAAGGGAAAATAGCAGGAGTAGAGATTTTAGATGCCATAACTCATGTCGGTAGTAAAGAAGTTTTTAAGAAAATCACTTTAGAAAATCTTGCACTTTAGTTAATCCAATGAATGCAACTTGGTATTAAATAAACTCCATGCTTTTTAACAGCCTTGCGTTTCTGTTTTTTTTCATTATCGTAGTATCCGTTTACTGGTTTATAAAAAGTAACACCGGTAGGAATCTGCTTCTCTTAGCTGCAAGCTAT comes from the Nitrospirae bacterium YQR-1 genome and includes:
- a CDS encoding nucleotidyl transferase AbiEii/AbiGii toxin family protein; translation: MIFKPKTGILPPQQLRLWAELDATPPQFTLYGGTALALRLGHRTSVDFDFFSNQSFDPAELTETIPYLKGAEQVQVAPNTLKCRIERDGPVLVSFFGALGLGQVAAPEQAQGRTIYIASLLDIAGTKVAVVQRRAEVRDYLDIDALLQHGTDLPVALAAGRIVYGRSFNPLITLKALNFFDDVPTLPAEVRKRLSAAVEAVDPIRLPKLSPFLSRQDNNTL
- a CDS encoding transketolase, which translates into the protein MRNAYIKALYELTGRNEKIISLIADNGAIVFDKYREAYPQRLINAGIAEANMISMAAGMASAGFIPFAYTISNFITFRAYEQVRNDLCLQHMNVKLVGIGVGFAYSNLGPTHHNTEDITVMRVLPGLTIFSPSDPLETYNATVAASEINGPVYLRITTGGTPKIYNTPYDFKPGLGVTLTEGGDVTIIATGSIVHETLQAVDILKNSGINAKLINIHTIKPFDREIVLKAMRETGIILSVEEHSVTGGLGGCIAEIIAETGRSVKFKRLGLNDSFPQGYGTYDEMRRANGLDKSSIVNEVNALLRMK
- a CDS encoding Uma2 family endonuclease, which produces MQTIERDFDLTEIINGVEIMGPSPFGRHQNVSSNLNGIIWNHVKTNGLGKVYYSPLDIIFEDGVNRLQPDIIFIRKENMSIFQDWIRGVPDMVCEIVSPGTFEKDTEVKRGIYERYKVPEYWIVIPELQTVEILTIEDDKYKLHSMAAFEGTVTSKIIEGLQINIRDIFE
- a CDS encoding DUF4258 domain-containing protein yields the protein MKPIRLSKHAREQLFYRGVDEKEVIETIMTSQWEFANNNRYQAVKTYTYGKNWNNKFYAFKQVKPIFIEEETEMVVITVYAYFFNKEG
- a CDS encoding DUF2283 domain-containing protein; translated protein: MRITYDPEVDTLYIRFIETTVTTEHVADGVAIDYDTEGKIAGVEILDAITHVGSKEVFKKITLENLAL